In Burkholderia savannae, one genomic interval encodes:
- a CDS encoding non-ribosomal peptide synthetase translates to MTSFPTALHHRIHALARLAPDAPALASFAPDTVRLTRGELDDRAARLAAKLRAAGVTTEVRVGVCVARSCDLFVALLAVMKAGGVFVALDPRHPAARLDWVAQDAGLAHGIVDASADAAMRARFAQCFDVASVAGAAPSEPRVHGDEAGGAVHPRAAAYMIYTSGSTGTPKAVVVEHGPLAAHGDALADSLPIGPDDRVLHFASVNFDVAIEAWLVPLAVGGSVVISDPPPFPPDAAHALILRERVTNTTLPPAYLREFAAVCAREGVPPSLRVLLFGGEAMSQDAFDEIRRVFPSIRLVNGYGPTETVISPMLWPVDPGTAPALDDGNGYASLPIGWPIGRRVARVEQANGPVARGDAGELLLGGACLARGYHGRPALTAERFLPDPTGEPGARIYRTGDLARERADGSFDYLGRIDDQVQVRGVRVEPGEIAACLLTHAGVRDAGVLAETAGGRTQLIACVALASRRGDAPAGAGDSRSNAQPDDDALRAHIAAHLPAAWLPHRFVRFDTLPYTLNGKLDRAALRDAVAAQPIEAAADFDAPRTDTERRVAALWRRLLNDPAPIGRVDRFFVRGGDSLAAMQLQAAIRLEWRVNVRLDAIFDDAPLAELAARIDGAQPEMDRPVASAMPAMRAATADAAQAGGAVERPASFAQQRFWVLARTQDAGAAYHVSFHWNVDGALDIDTLQRALDALIARHEAWRTTLVENDDGIVVQRIHAALPVRIAAVDLRGELESSRAARLAELTERHTSAPFDLSDGPLVRALLVTLADGAQRLLLTTHHAVSDGWSSRCAFDELTRAYAAFAGGRAPELPALPIQYADYAQWQRDALDADETARQLAYWRGALADAPAPLALPLDRPRAAERDYRGGRLARRLSPAASGAVRDAARRLHASPFTVLLAAFDAWLFRVTGERDVVVAAPIAQRARPETAPLVGLFLNTLALRARVSPEQSFESLVASVRDAAFGAFAHQDVPYDKVIDAAKPPVRRGDEWLRVKFAQQFDLELSATLPGAAVRMAPGLDPAARFDYALDFTDDARGIEFVAAYAQDGIDEATAHAWLDSFAALVEDAVRHPRRAIAELAIAHGGAPRAWLTGRPLATASDVLALFAREAAEHPHRVALADSDAQLTFAELDDASNRVALALRRDGARAETPVAICIERSARFAAAFVGVLKSGAYAVPLDPASPRERIAAALAACGARRMLAAGDLDALGAFDGVAVQDVDACARDASLAHAAAPRVPPLPEQAAYLIFTSGSTGEPKGVVVPHRALADYVAGMLDELAFAPGASMAMVSTVAADLGHTTLFGALCSGRTLHLLPAHAAFDPDRFAHEMATRDVGVLKIVPSHLHALLDAQRAADVLPAHALVTGGEALPWALVERIEALKPGCRVINHYGPTEATVGALVCDTSAPEQADLRATAAGANGVATPVEVTPDASARGVPLGRPLPNAHACVLDAHGASVPVGAIGELYLGGPGVARGYLGRAGATAERFVPHPHEAGARVYRTGDRVRLRADGRLDFLGRLDDQVKIRGYRVEPGEVSAALRALPGVAQAQTLAIEQDARLRLVAFATPASGARIAGEALRDALAARLPDYMVPAALVVLDALPVTANGKVDRAALRALAATPAAASAADEDAPQGHVEETLAAVWRDVLKAPRVGRRDNFFELGGDSILVLQVIARSRKRGVKFTPKQLFDGPTVAELARVAAEIDAVAPKDGATAAARQAFAAVPDEARLTPAQLHFFALDIPRRGHWNQSIELDVAGAFDFDAFARAFDALLTHHPVFRERFVQTGASGAWRLRVAPRAFDALPLAAAAARDEADALAQFDALQSTLDVTHGPLACAFAAALPNRAAGTAGTTAGATKLYLAIHHAIVDGVSWRVLLDDLDAAYRAACERRAVRLGPTGASASEWAARLARAARDPAGPFAAELPYWAALAAPHDDLRLDRPDAAATNAHADVVIQTLDPALTRDVLTEANAAYRTHAVELLIAALVAALGGHAGAASCRLELEGHGREALFDDVDASRTLGWLTSHYPVAFAVEPTPAATLAGVKDALRAVPNKGLGFGVLRHYGDDATRAALAAVERPRVTFNYLGQFDTPRDAALVPRFGGAGRERDPAGPLGNALAIHAYVDANDGRALKVHWVYGATQFERATIETLAARFDAALRELAAACAARVAERGAGATPGDYPLARAGGLTQEALERLPFDARAIDDIYPLSPMQQGILFHSLFAPERATYVNQLVATLVAPDVERLRAAFDAAVPRHDILRTGFAAHEAAPMQIVHRHARMPVEIVDWRGAHASAERLDAALDAWLAADRARGFDLATPPLMRVTLIQTGETEWRLVWTRHHLLLDGWSTARLFADVLRDYIEPPRANPFAAPARTRYRDFIAWLARRDADADRAFWLECLARLDEPTHVAEREHGAHDAARGGDAARRANWRAALPAADTARVAEAARRLKVTVNTIVQGAWALALQRTTHRAAVAFGATVAGRPDALPDVDTVLGLFINTVPVIAAPQPQLVARDWLSSLQRENAAALEHAHTPLYEIQQWAGAGGALFDTLVVFENYPVDEAWQGRDPRALHKRDLRNIEATDFALTLVVEAGDALAIDYGYDPARIGQARVEALHRAFAACIDGLISNPDAPLGAISCASADDLALIARCNATSVNWPDAQHAPLFTQFEAAARARPDAIALEFADAASGGAGDGPLARMRYAELDAKADRVAAALVASGVRPDSVVALCVERSFDMVVALLGAMKAGAAYLPVDPDYPAERIAHLLGDAKPPVVITQAHLRARVDAALSGGAAAAVVTVDALLERAPAARPGGAAEGAEGAEGAEGAEGAEGAEAAELAETAECAAARAAAPGQLAYLIYTSGSTGKPKGAGNTHAALANRIAWMQHAYRLTPDDVVLHKTPFGFDVSVWEFVWPLAVGAKLAIAAPGDHRDPARLVAAIETHRVTTLHFVPSMLAAFVAHLDDFGAAARCASVRTIVASGEALAPELVARVAALLPHARLHNLYGPTEAAIDVSHWSCTADDASAAAVPIGHPIANVQLHVLDAALQPAPVGAAGELYLGGAGLARGYLGRSALTAERFVPDPFAPGARLYRTGDLARRRADGALDYLGRIDTQVKLRGQRIELGEIEALLRAAHGVRDAVVIVRDERLVGYVACAAPAEFDAAAQIERLRAQLPAYMVPAQLVALAVLPVTPNGKCDRRALPEPAFDERVVDAPQTDTERALAAIWQRVLKLSDIGRDDDFFALGGHSLLAAQANAQANLQWSLTLPLRVIFDERTLARCAAAIDRACDAGRDHHAASAIDALLGELEAQ, encoded by the coding sequence ATGACGAGCTTTCCGACTGCGCTGCATCATCGAATCCACGCGCTCGCGCGACTCGCCCCCGACGCGCCCGCGCTCGCGTCGTTTGCGCCCGACACCGTGCGCCTCACGCGCGGCGAACTCGACGACCGCGCGGCGCGCCTCGCCGCGAAGCTGCGCGCGGCGGGCGTGACGACGGAGGTGCGCGTCGGCGTGTGCGTCGCGCGCTCGTGCGATCTGTTCGTCGCGCTTCTCGCGGTGATGAAGGCGGGCGGCGTGTTCGTCGCGCTCGATCCGCGCCATCCGGCCGCGCGCCTCGACTGGGTCGCGCAGGACGCGGGGCTCGCGCACGGCATCGTCGACGCGTCGGCCGACGCCGCGATGCGCGCGCGCTTCGCGCAGTGCTTCGATGTCGCGAGCGTCGCCGGGGCGGCCCCGTCCGAGCCGCGCGTGCACGGCGACGAGGCGGGCGGCGCGGTCCATCCGCGCGCGGCCGCCTACATGATCTACACGTCCGGCTCGACGGGCACGCCGAAGGCGGTCGTCGTCGAGCACGGCCCGCTCGCCGCGCACGGCGATGCGCTCGCCGACTCGCTGCCGATCGGCCCCGACGACCGCGTGCTGCATTTCGCGTCGGTGAATTTCGACGTCGCGATCGAGGCGTGGCTCGTGCCGCTCGCGGTGGGCGGCAGCGTCGTCATCAGCGATCCGCCGCCGTTTCCGCCCGACGCCGCGCATGCGCTGATCCTGCGCGAGCGCGTGACGAACACGACGCTGCCGCCCGCGTACCTGCGCGAATTCGCGGCGGTGTGCGCGCGCGAGGGCGTGCCGCCGTCGCTGCGCGTGCTGCTGTTCGGCGGCGAAGCGATGTCGCAGGACGCGTTCGACGAGATCCGCCGCGTGTTTCCGTCGATCCGGCTCGTGAACGGCTACGGGCCGACCGAAACCGTGATCTCGCCGATGCTCTGGCCGGTCGATCCGGGCACTGCGCCCGCGCTCGACGACGGCAACGGCTACGCGTCGCTGCCGATCGGCTGGCCGATCGGCCGGCGCGTCGCGCGCGTCGAGCAGGCGAACGGTCCGGTCGCGCGCGGCGACGCGGGCGAGCTCCTGCTCGGCGGCGCGTGTCTCGCGCGCGGCTATCACGGCCGCCCCGCGCTGACGGCCGAACGCTTCCTGCCGGACCCGACCGGCGAGCCGGGCGCGCGGATCTACCGGACGGGCGACCTTGCGCGCGAACGCGCGGACGGCTCGTTCGACTATCTCGGCCGCATCGACGATCAGGTGCAGGTGCGCGGCGTGCGCGTCGAGCCGGGCGAGATCGCCGCGTGCCTGCTCACGCACGCAGGCGTGCGTGACGCGGGCGTGCTCGCCGAGACGGCGGGCGGGCGCACGCAACTGATCGCGTGCGTGGCGCTCGCGAGCCGTCGGGGCGACGCGCCCGCGGGCGCCGGCGATTCCCGGTCGAACGCGCAGCCGGACGACGACGCGCTGCGCGCGCACATCGCCGCGCACCTGCCCGCCGCATGGCTGCCGCACCGGTTCGTGCGTTTCGACACGCTGCCGTACACGCTGAACGGCAAGCTCGACCGCGCGGCGCTGCGCGACGCGGTCGCGGCGCAGCCGATCGAGGCCGCCGCCGATTTCGACGCGCCGCGCACCGACACCGAGCGCCGCGTCGCCGCGCTGTGGCGGCGCCTGTTGAACGATCCCGCGCCGATCGGTCGCGTCGACCGCTTTTTCGTGCGCGGCGGCGATTCGCTTGCCGCGATGCAACTGCAGGCGGCGATCCGGCTCGAATGGCGCGTGAACGTTCGGCTCGACGCGATTTTCGACGACGCGCCGCTCGCCGAGCTCGCCGCGCGCATCGACGGCGCGCAGCCCGAGATGGACAGGCCGGTGGCGAGCGCCATGCCGGCGATGCGCGCCGCGACGGCCGACGCGGCCCAAGCGGGCGGCGCCGTCGAGCGCCCCGCGTCGTTCGCGCAGCAGCGCTTCTGGGTGCTCGCGCGCACGCAGGACGCGGGCGCCGCGTATCACGTGTCGTTCCATTGGAACGTCGACGGCGCGCTCGACATCGATACGCTGCAGCGCGCGCTCGACGCGCTGATCGCGCGCCACGAGGCATGGCGCACGACGCTCGTCGAGAACGACGACGGCATCGTCGTCCAGCGAATCCACGCGGCGCTGCCGGTGCGGATCGCCGCCGTCGATCTGCGCGGCGAGCTCGAATCGTCGCGCGCCGCGCGCCTGGCCGAGCTGACCGAGCGCCACACGAGCGCGCCGTTCGATTTGTCCGACGGCCCGCTCGTGCGTGCGCTGCTCGTGACGCTCGCCGACGGCGCGCAGCGCTTGCTGTTGACGACGCACCACGCGGTCAGCGACGGCTGGAGCTCGCGCTGCGCGTTCGACGAGCTGACGCGCGCGTATGCGGCGTTCGCCGGCGGTCGCGCGCCCGAGCTGCCGGCGCTGCCGATCCAGTATGCGGACTATGCGCAATGGCAGCGCGACGCGCTCGACGCGGACGAGACCGCGCGCCAGCTCGCCTACTGGCGCGGCGCGCTCGCCGACGCGCCCGCGCCGCTCGCGCTGCCGCTCGACCGGCCGCGCGCGGCCGAGCGCGACTATCGCGGCGGGCGGCTCGCGCGGCGTCTTTCGCCCGCGGCGTCCGGCGCGGTGCGCGACGCCGCGCGCCGGCTGCACGCGTCGCCGTTCACCGTGCTGCTCGCCGCGTTCGACGCGTGGCTCTTTCGCGTCACGGGCGAGCGCGACGTCGTCGTCGCCGCGCCGATCGCGCAGCGCGCGCGCCCGGAAACCGCGCCGCTCGTCGGCCTGTTCCTCAACACGCTCGCGCTGCGCGCGCGCGTGTCGCCCGAGCAGTCGTTCGAGTCGCTCGTCGCGTCGGTGCGCGACGCCGCGTTCGGCGCGTTCGCGCATCAGGACGTGCCGTACGACAAGGTGATCGACGCGGCGAAGCCGCCCGTGCGGCGCGGCGACGAGTGGCTGCGGGTCAAGTTCGCGCAGCAGTTCGATCTCGAGCTGTCGGCAACGCTGCCGGGCGCGGCCGTGCGCATGGCGCCGGGGCTCGATCCGGCCGCGCGCTTCGATTACGCGCTCGATTTCACCGACGACGCGCGCGGCATCGAATTCGTCGCCGCGTACGCGCAGGACGGGATCGACGAAGCGACCGCGCACGCTTGGCTCGACAGCTTCGCCGCGCTCGTCGAGGACGCGGTGCGTCACCCGCGCCGCGCGATCGCCGAGCTCGCGATCGCGCACGGCGGCGCGCCGCGCGCGTGGCTCACGGGCCGGCCGCTCGCGACCGCGTCCGACGTGCTCGCGCTCTTCGCGCGCGAGGCGGCCGAGCATCCGCATCGCGTCGCGCTCGCGGACTCCGACGCGCAGCTCACGTTCGCCGAGCTCGACGACGCGTCGAACCGCGTCGCGCTCGCGCTGCGCCGCGACGGCGCGCGCGCGGAGACGCCGGTGGCGATCTGCATCGAGCGCTCGGCGCGCTTCGCGGCCGCGTTCGTCGGCGTGCTGAAATCCGGCGCGTACGCGGTGCCGCTCGATCCGGCGTCGCCGCGCGAGCGGATTGCCGCCGCGCTCGCCGCGTGCGGCGCGCGCCGCATGCTCGCGGCGGGCGATCTCGACGCGCTCGGCGCGTTCGACGGCGTCGCCGTGCAGGACGTCGACGCGTGCGCGCGCGACGCGTCGCTCGCGCACGCCGCCGCGCCGCGCGTGCCGCCGCTGCCCGAGCAGGCCGCCTATCTGATTTTCACGTCGGGCTCGACGGGCGAGCCGAAGGGCGTCGTCGTGCCGCATCGCGCGCTCGCCGACTACGTCGCCGGGATGCTCGACGAGCTCGCGTTCGCGCCCGGCGCGTCGATGGCGATGGTGTCGACGGTCGCGGCCGATCTCGGCCATACGACGCTGTTCGGCGCGCTGTGCTCGGGCCGCACGCTGCATCTGCTGCCCGCGCACGCGGCGTTCGATCCGGACCGCTTCGCGCACGAGATGGCGACGCGCGACGTCGGCGTGCTGAAGATCGTGCCGAGCCATCTGCACGCGCTCCTCGACGCGCAGCGCGCGGCCGACGTGCTGCCCGCGCACGCGCTCGTGACGGGCGGCGAGGCGCTGCCGTGGGCGCTTGTCGAGCGGATCGAGGCGCTCAAGCCCGGCTGCCGCGTGATCAATCACTACGGGCCGACCGAGGCGACCGTCGGCGCGCTCGTGTGCGACACGTCCGCGCCCGAGCAGGCGGATCTGCGCGCGACGGCGGCGGGCGCGAACGGCGTGGCGACGCCCGTTGAGGTGACGCCTGATGCCTCGGCGCGCGGCGTGCCGCTCGGCCGGCCGCTGCCGAACGCGCACGCGTGCGTGCTCGACGCGCACGGCGCGAGCGTGCCCGTCGGCGCGATCGGCGAGCTGTACCTGGGCGGCCCCGGCGTCGCGCGCGGCTATCTGGGCCGCGCGGGCGCGACCGCCGAGCGCTTCGTCCCGCATCCGCACGAGGCGGGCGCGCGCGTCTACCGGACGGGCGACCGCGTGCGGCTGCGCGCGGACGGCCGGCTCGACTTCCTCGGGCGTCTGGACGATCAGGTGAAGATCCGCGGCTACCGCGTCGAGCCGGGCGAGGTGAGCGCCGCGCTGCGCGCGCTGCCCGGCGTCGCGCAGGCGCAGACGCTCGCGATCGAGCAGGACGCGCGGCTGCGCCTCGTCGCGTTCGCGACGCCCGCATCCGGCGCGCGCATTGCGGGCGAAGCGTTGCGCGACGCGCTCGCCGCGCGCCTGCCCGACTACATGGTGCCCGCCGCGCTCGTCGTGCTCGACGCGCTGCCCGTGACCGCGAACGGCAAGGTCGATCGCGCGGCGCTGCGCGCGCTCGCGGCGACGCCCGCCGCCGCGAGCGCCGCCGACGAGGACGCGCCGCAAGGCCACGTCGAAGAAACCCTCGCGGCCGTCTGGCGCGACGTCCTGAAAGCGCCGCGCGTCGGCCGTCGCGACAACTTCTTCGAGCTCGGCGGCGATTCGATCCTCGTGCTGCAGGTGATCGCTCGCTCGCGCAAGCGCGGCGTCAAGTTCACGCCGAAGCAGCTGTTCGACGGCCCGACGGTTGCCGAGCTCGCGCGCGTCGCGGCGGAAATCGACGCCGTCGCGCCGAAGGACGGCGCGACGGCCGCCGCGCGGCAGGCTTTCGCCGCCGTGCCGGACGAAGCGCGGCTCACGCCCGCGCAGCTGCATTTCTTCGCGCTCGACATTCCGCGCCGCGGACACTGGAACCAGTCGATCGAGCTCGACGTCGCCGGCGCGTTCGATTTCGACGCATTCGCCCGCGCGTTCGACGCGTTGCTGACCCACCATCCGGTGTTCCGCGAGCGCTTCGTGCAAACGGGCGCGAGCGGCGCGTGGCGGCTTCGCGTCGCGCCGCGCGCGTTCGACGCGCTGCCGCTCGCGGCCGCCGCCGCGCGCGACGAGGCGGACGCGCTCGCGCAATTCGACGCGCTGCAAAGCACGCTCGACGTGACGCACGGCCCGCTCGCGTGCGCGTTCGCGGCGGCGCTGCCGAATCGGGCAGCGGGAACAGCGGGAACAACGGCGGGCGCGACGAAGCTCTATCTAGCGATCCATCACGCGATCGTCGACGGCGTGTCGTGGCGCGTGCTGCTCGACGATCTCGACGCGGCGTACCGCGCCGCATGCGAGCGCCGCGCGGTGCGGCTCGGGCCGACGGGCGCGAGCGCGTCCGAATGGGCGGCCCGGCTCGCGCGCGCGGCCCGCGATCCGGCGGGGCCGTTCGCGGCCGAGCTGCCGTACTGGGCGGCGCTCGCCGCGCCGCACGACGACCTGCGGCTCGACCGCCCCGACGCCGCGGCGACCAACGCGCACGCCGACGTCGTGATCCAGACGCTCGATCCGGCGCTCACGCGCGACGTGCTGACCGAGGCGAACGCCGCGTACCGCACGCATGCGGTCGAGCTGCTGATCGCGGCGCTCGTCGCCGCGCTCGGCGGGCATGCGGGCGCGGCGTCCTGCCGGCTCGAACTCGAAGGGCACGGCCGCGAGGCGCTCTTCGACGACGTCGACGCGAGCCGCACGCTCGGCTGGCTGACGAGCCACTATCCGGTTGCGTTCGCCGTCGAGCCGACGCCGGCCGCCACGCTCGCCGGCGTGAAGGACGCGCTGCGCGCGGTGCCGAACAAGGGGCTCGGCTTCGGCGTGCTGCGCCACTACGGCGACGACGCGACACGCGCGGCGCTCGCCGCGGTGGAGCGGCCGCGCGTGACGTTCAACTACCTCGGCCAGTTCGACACGCCGCGCGACGCCGCGCTCGTGCCGCGCTTCGGCGGCGCGGGCCGCGAGCGCGACCCGGCTGGGCCGCTCGGCAACGCGCTCGCGATCCACGCGTACGTCGACGCGAACGATGGCCGTGCGCTGAAAGTGCATTGGGTGTACGGCGCGACGCAGTTCGAGCGCGCGACGATCGAGACGCTCGCCGCGCGATTCGACGCCGCGCTGCGCGAGCTCGCCGCCGCGTGCGCGGCGCGCGTCGCCGAGCGCGGCGCGGGCGCGACGCCCGGCGACTATCCGCTCGCACGCGCGGGCGGCCTCACGCAGGAAGCGCTCGAGCGCCTGCCGTTCGACGCGCGCGCGATCGACGACATCTATCCGCTGTCGCCGATGCAGCAGGGGATTTTGTTTCATTCGCTGTTCGCGCCGGAGCGCGCGACGTACGTGAACCAGCTCGTCGCGACGCTCGTCGCGCCGGACGTCGAGCGGCTGCGCGCCGCGTTCGACGCGGCCGTTCCGCGCCACGACATCCTGCGCACCGGCTTCGCCGCGCACGAGGCCGCGCCGATGCAGATCGTCCATCGCCACGCGCGGATGCCGGTCGAGATCGTCGACTGGCGCGGCGCGCACGCGAGCGCCGAGCGGCTCGATGCGGCGCTCGACGCGTGGCTCGCCGCCGACCGCGCGCGCGGCTTCGATCTCGCGACGCCGCCGCTGATGCGCGTGACGCTGATTCAGACGGGCGAGACCGAATGGCGTCTCGTCTGGACCCGCCATCATCTGCTGCTCGACGGCTGGAGCACCGCGCGACTCTTCGCGGACGTGCTGCGCGATTACATCGAGCCGCCGCGCGCGAATCCGTTCGCCGCGCCTGCGCGCACGCGCTATCGCGATTTCATCGCGTGGCTCGCGCGCCGCGACGCCGATGCCGACCGCGCGTTCTGGCTCGAATGCCTCGCGCGGCTCGACGAGCCGACGCACGTCGCCGAGCGCGAACATGGCGCGCACGATGCCGCGCGCGGCGGCGACGCGGCCCGCCGCGCGAACTGGCGCGCGGCGCTGCCCGCCGCCGACACCGCGCGCGTGGCCGAAGCGGCGCGCCGCCTGAAAGTGACCGTCAACACGATCGTGCAAGGCGCCTGGGCGCTCGCGCTGCAGCGCACGACGCACCGCGCGGCGGTCGCGTTCGGCGCGACGGTCGCGGGGCGCCCGGACGCGCTGCCCGACGTCGATACCGTGCTCGGCCTTTTCATCAACACCGTGCCGGTGATCGCCGCGCCGCAGCCGCAGCTCGTCGCGCGCGACTGGCTCTCGAGTCTGCAGCGCGAGAACGCGGCGGCGCTCGAGCACGCGCACACGCCGCTCTACGAAATCCAGCAATGGGCGGGCGCGGGCGGCGCGCTCTTCGACACGCTCGTCGTGTTCGAGAACTACCCGGTCGACGAAGCGTGGCAGGGGCGCGATCCGCGCGCGCTGCACAAGCGCGATCTGCGCAACATCGAGGCGACCGACTTCGCGCTGACGCTCGTGGTCGAGGCGGGCGACGCGCTCGCGATCGACTACGGCTACGATCCCGCGCGGATCGGGCAGGCGCGGGTCGAGGCGCTGCACCGCGCGTTCGCCGCGTGCATCGACGGGCTGATCTCGAACCCGGACGCGCCGCTCGGCGCGATCTCGTGCGCCAGCGCCGACGATCTCGCGCTGATCGCGCGCTGCAACGCGACGAGCGTGAACTGGCCCGACGCGCAGCACGCGCCGCTCTTCACGCAATTCGAAGCGGCCGCACGCGCTCGGCCCGACGCGATCGCGCTCGAATTCGCCGACGCGGCCAGCGGCGGCGCCGGCGACGGTCCGCTCGCGCGGATGCGCTACGCCGAGCTCGACGCGAAGGCCGACCGCGTCGCCGCGGCGCTCGTCGCATCCGGCGTGCGGCCCGATTCGGTCGTCGCGCTGTGCGTCGAGCGCTCGTTCGACATGGTCGTCGCGCTCCTCGGCGCGATGAAGGCGGGCGCCGCGTATCTGCCCGTCGATCCGGACTATCCGGCCGAGCGGATCGCCCACCTGCTCGGCGACGCGAAGCCGCCCGTCGTGATCACGCAAGCGCATCTGCGCGCGCGCGTCGACGCGGCGCTGTCGGGCGGAGCCGCCGCCGCCGTCGTGACCGTCGACGCGCTGCTCGAGCGCGCGCCGGCCGCGCGTCCCGGCGGGGCGGCTGAAGGGGCTGAAGGGGCTGAAGGGGCTGAAGGGGCTGAAGGGGCTGAAGGGGCTGAAGCGGCAGAGCTCGCCGAAACCGCTGAGTGCGCCGCTGCGCGGGCCGCCGCGCCCGGCCAGCTCGCCTACCTGATCTACACGTCGGGCTCGACCGGCAAGCCGAAGGGCGCGGGCAACACGCACGCCGCGCTCGCGAACCGGATCGCATGGATGCAGCATGCGTATCGCCTCACGCCCGACGACGTCGTGCTGCACAAGACGCCGTTCGGCTTCGACGTGTCGGTGTGGGAGTTCGTGTGGCCGCTCGCGGTCGGCGCGAAGCTCGCGATCGCGGCGCCCGGCGACCATCGCGATCCGGCGCGCCTCGTCGCCGCGATCGAAACGCACCGCGTGACGACGCTGCATTTCGTGCCGTCGATGCTCGCCGCGTTCGTCGCGCATCTCGACGATTTCGGCGCGGCCGCGCGCTGCGCGAGCGTGAGAACGATCGTCGCGAGCGGCGAGGCGCTCGCGCCCGAGCTCGTCGCGCGCGTCGCCGCGCTGCTGCCGCACGCAAGGCTGCACAACCTGTACGGCCCGACCGAAGCCGCGATCGACGTGTCGCACTGGAGCTGCACCGCGGACGACGCGTCAGCGGCCGCGGTGCCGATCGGCCATCCGATCGCGAACGTGCAACTCCATGTGCTCGACGCCGCGCTGCAACCGGCGCCCGTCGGCGCGGCGGGCGAGCTGTACCTCGGCGGCGCGGGGCTCGCGCGCGGCTATCTCGGCCGCTCGGCGCTCACGGCCGAGCGCTTCGTGCCCGATCCGTTCGCACCGGGCGCGCGCCTCTACCGGACGGGCGACCTCGCGCGACGGCGCGCCGACGGCGCGCTCGACTATCTCGGCCGGATCGACACGCAGGTGAAGCTGCGCGGCCAGCGAATCGAGCTGGGCGAGATCGAGGCGCTGCTGCGCGCGGCCCACGGCGTGCGCGACGCGGTCGTGATCGTGCGCGACGAGCGGCTCGTCGGCTACGTCGCATGCGCGGCGCCCGCCGAATTCGACGCCGCCGCGCAGATCGAGCGGCTGCGCGCGCAGTTGCCCGCGTACATGGTGCCCGCGCAGCTCGTCGCGCTCGCCGTGCTGCCCGTGACGCCGAACGGCAAGTGCGATCGCCGCGCGCTGCCCGAGCCCGCGTTCGACGAGCGCGTCGTCGACGCGCCGCAAACCGATACCGAGCGCGCGCTCGCGGCGATCTGGCAGCGCGTGCTGAAGCTCTCCGACATCGGCCGCGACGACGATTTCTTCGCGCTCGGCGGCCATTCGCTGCTCGCCGCGCAGGCGAACGCGCAGGCGAACCTGCAGTGGTCGCTGACGCTGCCGCTGCGCGTGATCTTCGACGAACGCACGCTCGCGCGCTGCGCGGCGGCGATCGACCGCGCGTGCGACGCCGGCCGCGACCACCACGCCGCGAGCGCGATCGACGCGCTGCTCGGCGAGCTCGAAGCCCAGTAA